One window from the genome of Myxococcales bacterium encodes:
- the nusG gene encoding transcription termination/antitermination protein NusG, with protein MNKSSESTAAATVASPEGTAAEPATMKWFIVHTYSGHENRARLSLLDRAKTANLMESFGQILVPTESVSKVVEGQKRTTTRKFFPGYIFVQMLLDDRTFNLVKNTPKVTGFLGGTKPSPVPEREITGLQTTMVEGKVPKKVKVSFEVGETVRVVEGPFANFSGTVEQVNAEKAKLRVSVSMFSRATTVELDFGHVEKA; from the coding sequence ATGAATAAGTCATCTGAATCTACTGCTGCTGCGACGGTCGCTTCTCCGGAAGGCACGGCTGCTGAGCCCGCGACGATGAAGTGGTTCATCGTGCACACCTATTCCGGTCATGAAAACCGGGCGAGGCTATCCCTGCTGGACCGTGCAAAGACCGCCAATCTGATGGAAAGTTTTGGCCAAATCTTGGTGCCAACGGAGAGCGTCTCCAAGGTTGTCGAGGGGCAAAAGCGCACCACAACCCGCAAGTTCTTCCCTGGCTACATCTTTGTCCAAATGTTGCTCGACGACCGAACCTTCAACCTCGTCAAAAATACGCCGAAGGTTACGGGCTTTCTTGGTGGTACCAAGCCGTCGCCAGTGCCAGAGCGTGAAATCACCGGCCTGCAGACGACAATGGTCGAAGGCAAGGTGCCGAAAAAAGTCAAGGTTTCGTTCGAAGTTGGCGAAACCGTGCGGGTCGTAGAAGGCCCGTTTGCCAATTTCTCAGGCACCGTCGAGCAAGTAAATGCGGAGAAAGCCAAGCTCCGGGTATCGGTTTCCATGTTTAGTCGGGCGACGACAGTTGAGCTTGACTTTGGTCACGTAGAGAAAGCATAA
- a CDS encoding sigma-54-dependent Fis family transcriptional regulator, whose translation MNKTPRTAILVVEDDDAMRELMVEELRDAGYVVSAAPGGGLGIEMARAERFDIVITDLRMPEVDGFDLIRDIVTLPTPPHVIMVTAFGSIDTAIRAVKLGAFDYITKPFSFEALLLGIDKAIRDREQAAQIHQLKERLDEMYGFDNIVAVSQSMREVLSLVRRVAATEASVLITGESGTGKELIARALHQHSPRCDRPFVPVNVAAIPAQLIESELFGHKKGAFTDAHANRDGMFVEATGGTIFLDEIAELAPALQAKLLRVLQEHEIRPIGAPKAEVIDVRVVAATHRNLESMLKQGLFREDLYYRLNVIEIHLPPLRARPEDILPLAEHILAGHSARRGRRYAISREAQQYLLNYYWPGNIRELQNVIERAVALSRNDVISQDDLPAHVQEKRSSDFLAAAVARRMSISELERDYILRVLDEEAGNKSRAAARLGLDRKTLYRKLDEYAKDEPPRES comes from the coding sequence ATGAACAAGACGCCACGAACCGCGATCTTGGTGGTCGAAGATGATGACGCCATGCGCGAGCTCATGGTCGAGGAGCTGCGTGACGCGGGGTATGTGGTGTCCGCGGCGCCTGGCGGTGGGCTAGGCATCGAGATGGCGCGAGCCGAGCGCTTTGATATCGTCATCACGGATCTGCGCATGCCCGAGGTCGACGGCTTCGACCTCATTCGCGACATTGTCACGCTGCCAACCCCGCCGCACGTGATCATGGTGACAGCCTTTGGCTCGATCGACACCGCGATTCGCGCGGTCAAGCTTGGCGCGTTTGATTACATCACCAAGCCTTTTTCGTTTGAGGCGCTGCTCTTGGGCATCGACAAGGCGATTCGAGATCGAGAACAGGCCGCACAGATTCACCAGCTTAAGGAACGACTCGACGAGATGTACGGCTTCGACAACATCGTCGCCGTATCGCAATCCATGCGCGAGGTGCTGTCGTTGGTACGACGAGTCGCCGCCACCGAGGCATCGGTCTTAATCACCGGCGAAAGCGGCACCGGCAAGGAGCTGATCGCGCGCGCGCTGCATCAGCATTCGCCCCGTTGCGATCGCCCGTTTGTGCCGGTCAACGTCGCCGCCATCCCCGCGCAGCTCATTGAGAGCGAGCTGTTTGGCCACAAGAAGGGCGCCTTTACCGATGCCCATGCGAATCGCGACGGCATGTTCGTCGAGGCCACGGGTGGCACGATATTTCTCGACGAAATCGCCGAGCTGGCGCCGGCGTTGCAAGCCAAGCTCCTGCGCGTCCTGCAGGAGCACGAGATTAGGCCGATCGGCGCGCCGAAGGCCGAGGTCATCGATGTGCGCGTTGTTGCCGCGACTCATCGCAACCTCGAGAGCATGCTCAAGCAAGGCCTCTTCCGCGAAGACCTCTATTATCGCCTAAACGTCATCGAGATTCACTTGCCCCCGCTGCGCGCGCGCCCGGAGGACATCCTGCCGCTCGCGGAGCACATCTTGGCTGGTCATAGCGCCCGCCGTGGTCGCCGCTACGCCATCTCCCGGGAGGCGCAGCAGTATCTGCTCAATTATTACTGGCCGGGCAACATTCGTGAATTGCAGAATGTAATAGAGCGCGCCGTCGCGCTCAGCCGCAACGATGTCATCTCGCAAGACGACTTGCCGGCGCACGTGCAGGAAAAGCGATCGAGCGACTTCTTGGCGGCGGCGGTTGCGCGCAGGATGTCGATTTCCGAGCTTGAGCGCGATTATATTCTGCGCGTTCTCGACGAAGAGGCGGGTAACAAGAGCCGCGCCGCCGCGCGCCTTGGGCTGGATCGCAAGACGCTCTACCGCAAGCTCGATGAGTATGCCAAGGATGAGCCGCCTCGCGAGTCATAG
- a CDS encoding 50S ribosomal protein L10 produces MDRGQKEQVLGEIKEAFGNVVSVVLAENHGVDVPTVTDMRAEFRKNGCSFRVLKNSLVKIAVKGSEMEGMTTLLKGPTAVIWSNDTPQMPAKLALKWAKDHPKFVIKGGFYDGQVLDQAGVEMLSKLPTKDDARASLLMTFLAAPSTFAYLIDAQKRKLVEGGAADVAAEAPAAAAPDVAPETAAAPAE; encoded by the coding sequence ATGGATCGCGGACAAAAAGAACAAGTACTAGGCGAAATCAAAGAAGCATTTGGCAACGTGGTCAGCGTCGTGTTGGCAGAGAACCACGGCGTCGACGTGCCGACGGTTACCGACATGCGCGCCGAGTTTCGCAAAAACGGCTGCTCGTTTCGCGTGCTCAAAAATTCGTTGGTGAAAATTGCCGTTAAGGGCTCCGAGATGGAAGGCATGACGACCCTCCTCAAGGGCCCAACCGCGGTCATCTGGAGCAATGACACGCCCCAAATGCCGGCGAAATTGGCTCTCAAATGGGCCAAGGACCATCCCAAGTTCGTCATCAAGGGTGGCTTCTACGACGGCCAGGTCCTCGACCAAGCCGGCGTCGAAATGCTTTCCAAGTTGCCGACCAAGGACGATGCGCGCGCAAGCCTGCTCATGACGTTCCTTGCGGCCCCAAGCACCTTCGCGTATCTCATCGATGCTCAAAAGCGCAAGCTCGTCGAGGGCGGCGCCGCCGATGTCGCCGCCGAAGCACCAGCAGCTGCAGCCCCAGATGTCGCCCCCGAAACCGCAGCCGCGCCTGCGGAATAA
- a CDS encoding 50S ribosomal protein L1, producing MAGKKYKKAIEGWDRSKKHSLAEACALIEKTKISSKWDETVDASVRLGVNPKYADQMVRGSVVLPHGTGKTKVVLVICKGEKVKEALDAGADFAGNDEYINKIKDENWFGFDTLVATPDMMVSIGKIGRVLGPKGLMPNPKVGTVTADVAKAVTELKAGRIEFKVEKAGIIQTPIGRASFGGAKLTDNLFALLTTLQKLKPATAKGTYMKSVVISTTHGPGIKVEASSFITEE from the coding sequence ATGGCTGGCAAGAAGTACAAAAAAGCAATCGAAGGTTGGGACCGCAGCAAGAAGCACTCGCTCGCCGAGGCCTGCGCGCTGATCGAGAAAACCAAGATCTCGTCCAAATGGGATGAAACCGTCGACGCCTCGGTGCGTCTTGGCGTCAATCCAAAATACGCCGACCAGATGGTCCGCGGTTCAGTCGTGCTCCCGCATGGCACCGGAAAAACCAAGGTTGTTTTGGTTATTTGCAAAGGCGAAAAAGTCAAAGAGGCGCTCGATGCGGGCGCTGATTTCGCCGGCAATGACGAATACATCAACAAGATCAAAGACGAAAACTGGTTTGGCTTCGACACCCTCGTCGCGACGCCAGACATGATGGTCTCGATTGGTAAGATCGGCCGCGTCCTTGGTCCCAAAGGCCTGATGCCAAACCCGAAAGTCGGCACCGTCACCGCCGACGTTGCAAAAGCAGTTACCGAGCTCAAGGCCGGCCGGATCGAGTTCAAGGTCGAAAAAGCCGGTATCATTCAAACCCCAATTGGCCGTGCCTCATTCGGCGGCGCCAAGCTAACCGATAACTTGTTTGCGCTCCTGACGACCCTTCAAAAGCTCAAGCCCGCGACGGCCAAGGGCACGTACATGAAGTCTGTCGTTATTTCGACTACCCATGGTCCTGGAATCAAGGTAGAAGCGTCGTCATTCATCACCGAGGAATAG
- a CDS encoding ATP-grasp domain-containing protein, with product MRAYPDGVLVEEYVDGMDVSVGYIEGVGLDNGLLMPVELMLETSADRPFNIYDYRLKNVETGKVQLRCPANIPRDVAARLRQVSTEVIRVLGLRDVARLDYRVSSDGRIYLLEANALPSLALNSPLIAATSQIGMSYQATITAILNAAALRSGLATASQLGKRPGRQQPIKVGFTYNVKRTKAGDDEAEWDPPETIISIANALARQGHIVVHLEATPDLPRVLAEADVDLIFNIAEGVEGRNREAQVPALCELLGIPYTGSDSATLAIALDKALCKKVLMQHDILTPRFQLWESPRERLAADMKFPLIVKPNAEGSSKGIGATNVVDTEDELRAAVKGIVERYRQPAIVEEYIAGREFTVGILGDKRPRILPPMEIRFRDEKIDRPVYDYSVKQEWEKHVSYECPATLTEAEQKAIDKVAKATFWALDCRDVARVDLRMDHEGRIYVLEVNPLPGLTPDYSDLVLIAKAVGLQYDQLIAEIMAGGLRRMRDKRREERELEADARSKAKPTVDVAKAAEKTAAEKARRTELRNAEAREARTATRPRLATPERPSSESGNLPAIAPPTEIIN from the coding sequence TTGCGCGCCTATCCCGATGGGGTGTTGGTCGAAGAGTACGTCGACGGCATGGATGTGTCGGTTGGCTATATCGAAGGCGTCGGCCTCGATAACGGGCTGCTCATGCCGGTTGAGCTAATGCTCGAGACGTCCGCCGATCGTCCGTTTAACATTTACGACTATCGCCTTAAGAATGTTGAAACCGGCAAGGTGCAGCTGCGCTGTCCCGCTAACATCCCGCGCGATGTCGCCGCTCGCCTCCGCCAAGTGTCGACCGAAGTCATCCGCGTCCTAGGGCTACGCGACGTCGCGCGCCTGGACTACCGCGTTTCCAGCGATGGCCGAATCTACCTGCTAGAGGCCAACGCGTTGCCCTCGCTCGCCTTGAACTCACCGCTCATCGCGGCGACGTCGCAAATTGGGATGAGCTATCAGGCGACCATAACCGCCATTCTTAACGCCGCGGCCCTGCGTTCGGGGTTGGCAACGGCAAGCCAGCTTGGGAAGCGTCCGGGTCGACAGCAACCAATCAAGGTTGGCTTTACCTATAATGTAAAACGAACCAAAGCCGGCGACGATGAGGCCGAGTGGGATCCCCCAGAGACGATCATCTCGATCGCCAATGCCCTGGCGCGCCAAGGGCACATCGTCGTTCACCTGGAGGCGACGCCGGACCTGCCGCGGGTGCTCGCTGAAGCCGACGTCGACCTTATCTTCAACATTGCCGAAGGCGTGGAAGGCCGCAACCGCGAGGCGCAGGTGCCGGCGCTGTGCGAGCTGCTCGGCATTCCGTATACGGGCTCTGACTCGGCCACGTTGGCCATCGCCCTCGACAAGGCGCTGTGCAAGAAAGTGCTGATGCAGCACGATATTCTGACACCGCGGTTTCAGCTATGGGAATCGCCGCGTGAGCGCTTGGCGGCCGACATGAAATTCCCACTCATCGTCAAGCCTAACGCCGAAGGCAGCTCTAAGGGGATTGGCGCGACAAACGTCGTCGATACCGAGGACGAGTTGCGCGCGGCGGTCAAGGGGATTGTCGAGCGGTACCGCCAACCCGCGATCGTCGAAGAGTATATCGCGGGCCGCGAATTTACGGTGGGCATCCTCGGCGACAAGCGCCCGCGCATCTTGCCGCCCATGGAAATTCGCTTTCGCGATGAGAAAATCGATCGCCCGGTTTACGACTATTCGGTGAAGCAAGAATGGGAAAAGCACGTTTCTTATGAGTGCCCCGCCACCCTGACCGAGGCCGAGCAAAAAGCCATCGACAAGGTCGCCAAGGCAACGTTCTGGGCGCTCGATTGCCGCGATGTCGCGCGCGTCGACCTGAGGATGGACCATGAGGGACGCATCTACGTGTTAGAGGTTAACCCACTGCCGGGCCTGACCCCCGACTATTCCGACCTTGTGTTAATCGCCAAGGCGGTCGGCCTGCAATACGACCAACTCATCGCGGAGATCATGGCTGGCGGCTTGCGACGCATGCGCGACAAGCGGCGCGAGGAGCGCGAACTTGAGGCAGACGCCCGCAGCAAGGCCAAACCCACCGTCGACGTCGCCAAAGCCGCTGAAAAAACAGCAGCGGAAAAAGCGCGGCGCACCGAGCTGCGCAACGCCGAGGCCCGCGAAGCGCGCACGGCGACGCGCCCACGGCTTGCCACGCCCGAACGCCCAAGCAGCGAGAGCGGCAACCTTCCGGCGATTGCCCCGCCCACTGAAATCATCAACTAG
- the rplK gene encoding 50S ribosomal protein L11, with product MKKVTALIKLQCPAGKAMPGPPVGPALGAHKLNIMMFCKEFNARTAPLGDTIIPVVITAFSDNSFTFITKTPPASILIKKACKLESGSKEPNKTKVGKISKKQVQEIAEIKLQDLNTNDLQAAMRSVMGTARSMGVDVID from the coding sequence ATGAAAAAGGTAACCGCACTTATCAAGCTCCAGTGTCCTGCAGGCAAAGCCATGCCTGGTCCGCCTGTCGGTCCGGCGCTCGGCGCGCACAAGCTAAACATCATGATGTTTTGCAAAGAGTTCAACGCCCGCACGGCGCCACTCGGAGACACCATCATTCCCGTGGTCATCACGGCGTTTTCCGATAACTCATTTACATTCATCACCAAGACGCCGCCGGCGTCAATTCTGATCAAAAAGGCGTGCAAGCTTGAAAGCGGCTCGAAGGAGCCCAACAAGACCAAGGTCGGCAAGATCAGCAAGAAGCAAGTCCAAGAGATCGCCGAGATCAAGCTCCAGGACCTCAACACCAATGACCTGCAGGCTGCCATGCGTTCCGTCATGGGCACCGCGCGCTCAATGGGCGTCGACGTCATCGATTAA
- a CDS encoding NUDIX hydrolase encodes MMPAAKRVEAIHLHARREIGDGFLRICRVTLSNSYDDGTTSARYDAEFLSRPKGLDAVVVIVWRRAADGPTREVLVREGIRPGVTFGRVDVPLAIPDEVTYVRLAEVVAGLVEPTDVGRGGLADRVCAEVLEEAGYRIEPALVHWLGAPTFASPGVLPEKHHYAAVEISPEAVQVPPAGDGSPFEDGAVTYWLTLAEAMARCERGEIVDAKTELGLFRFANWARQQNQDASL; translated from the coding sequence ATGATGCCGGCAGCCAAACGAGTCGAGGCAATTCACCTTCACGCGCGCCGCGAAATTGGTGATGGCTTCTTGCGCATTTGCCGCGTGACGCTTTCTAATTCCTACGACGATGGAACGACCTCGGCGCGTTATGACGCTGAGTTTCTCTCGCGCCCCAAGGGGCTCGATGCGGTGGTCGTCATCGTCTGGCGTCGCGCCGCTGACGGCCCCACACGTGAAGTGCTGGTGCGCGAAGGCATTAGACCCGGGGTGACCTTCGGGCGCGTCGACGTGCCTCTCGCCATCCCAGATGAAGTTACCTACGTTCGGCTCGCAGAGGTGGTCGCCGGCCTGGTCGAGCCAACCGACGTGGGCCGCGGCGGACTCGCCGACCGAGTGTGTGCTGAGGTGCTAGAAGAGGCCGGCTATCGCATCGAACCGGCGCTGGTTCATTGGCTCGGCGCGCCGACCTTTGCCTCGCCCGGGGTGCTGCCAGAGAAACACCACTATGCGGCGGTGGAGATATCACCAGAGGCGGTGCAAGTGCCGCCTGCCGGTGATGGCTCGCCCTTTGAAGATGGGGCGGTCACCTATTGGCTCACCCTGGCGGAGGCCATGGCGCGGTGCGAGCGCGGTGAGATCGTCGATGCTAAAACGGAGCTCGGCTTGTTTCGTTTTGCCAATTGGGCACGGCAACAAAACCAGGATGCTTCGCTATGA
- the secE gene encoding preprotein translocase subunit SecE → MYLCGAIVMFYLLQWTTAWVWGTFAPLPSEFQMTVMAGVATLVITAVLYRHERAYKFCDDVAGELKKVTWPTGKEVRASTIVVVVVTLIAAVILGSMDYGWGRLTKWLYE, encoded by the coding sequence ATGTATTTGTGCGGTGCGATTGTGATGTTTTATTTGCTGCAATGGACTACGGCGTGGGTCTGGGGCACGTTTGCGCCGCTGCCAAGTGAGTTCCAAATGACCGTGATGGCAGGCGTGGCAACACTTGTGATCACGGCCGTGTTGTACCGCCACGAGCGAGCGTACAAGTTTTGTGACGACGTCGCCGGCGAGCTAAAAAAAGTGACCTGGCCGACCGGCAAAGAGGTGCGCGCTTCAACAATCGTCGTCGTAGTCGTAACGTTGATCGCCGCCGTCATTCTTGGTTCCATGGATTATGGCTGGGGTCGTCTCACGAAGTGGTTATATGAATAA
- the rplL gene encoding 50S ribosomal protein L7/L12 → MSVSQDQVVDFLSNLTVKELVALTQSLEEKWGVKAAPVAVAGPAAAAAAPAEAQTEFTVVLKDKGASAINVIKVVREITGLGLKDAKDLVDGAPKDVKVGVPKAEADEIAKKLKDAGATVELK, encoded by the coding sequence ATGTCAGTTTCACAAGATCAAGTAGTCGATTTTCTAAGCAATCTCACCGTCAAAGAACTGGTCGCGTTGACCCAGTCGCTCGAAGAAAAATGGGGCGTTAAGGCTGCTCCAGTTGCCGTCGCCGGCCCAGCTGCCGCGGCAGCGGCTCCAGCAGAGGCGCAAACCGAGTTTACGGTCGTGCTCAAGGACAAGGGCGCTTCGGCGATTAACGTTATCAAGGTTGTGCGGGAAATCACCGGCCTTGGTCTCAAGGACGCCAAAGACCTCGTCGATGGCGCACCCAAAGACGTCAAGGTTGGCGTGCCGAAGGCCGAAGCCGACGAGATCGCCAAGAAGCTCAAGGATGCTGGCGCAACCGTTGAACTGAAGTAG
- the tuf gene encoding elongation factor Tu — MSKEKFNRNKPHVNIGTIGHVDHGKTTLTAAITTVQAKKGLAKIMAFDQIDKAPEEKARGITIATAHVEYESVKRHYAHVDCPGHADYIKNMITGAAQMDGAILVVAATDGPMPQTREHVLLAKQVNVPSMVVFLNKCDIADPEMLELVEMEMRELLNKYDFKGDDVPIIHGSALKALEGDEKWVAKITELMDACDSFIPEPKRETDKPFLMPVEDSMTITGRGTVVTGRVERGVVKVGDELELVGMRAEGEDQIKKTTCTGIEMFRKLLDEGQAGDNCGLLLRGIAREDVKRGMVLAKPGSVKPHRKFTAEIYVLKKEEGGRHTPFFNDYRPQFYFRTTDVTGTVRLPEGREMVMPGDNVQLDIELHNRIACEEGLRFAIREGGRTVGAGVVTKIIE; from the coding sequence ATGTCGAAAGAGAAATTCAATCGTAACAAACCCCACGTAAACATCGGAACGATCGGTCACGTTGACCACGGCAAGACTACGCTCACCGCGGCGATCACCACGGTCCAAGCGAAAAAAGGTCTGGCCAAGATCATGGCGTTTGACCAAATCGACAAGGCTCCCGAAGAAAAAGCTCGCGGCATTACGATCGCGACCGCCCACGTGGAATATGAATCAGTCAAGCGTCACTACGCTCACGTCGACTGCCCAGGCCACGCCGACTACATCAAGAACATGATCACCGGCGCCGCGCAAATGGACGGCGCAATCCTCGTGGTTGCCGCCACCGACGGCCCAATGCCCCAAACGCGCGAACACGTGCTGCTTGCCAAGCAAGTGAACGTGCCGTCGATGGTGGTGTTTCTCAATAAGTGCGACATTGCCGATCCGGAAATGCTCGAACTCGTTGAAATGGAAATGCGCGAGCTGCTCAACAAGTACGACTTCAAGGGCGACGACGTACCAATCATCCACGGCTCGGCGCTCAAAGCTCTCGAAGGCGACGAGAAGTGGGTCGCGAAAATTACGGAACTGATGGACGCTTGCGATTCATTCATTCCAGAACCAAAGCGCGAAACCGACAAGCCGTTCCTCATGCCTGTCGAAGACTCCATGACCATTACGGGCCGTGGCACGGTTGTGACTGGCCGGGTTGAGCGCGGCGTCGTCAAGGTTGGCGACGAACTCGAACTCGTCGGCATGCGCGCCGAGGGCGAAGATCAAATCAAGAAGACCACTTGCACGGGCATCGAAATGTTCCGCAAGCTGCTCGACGAAGGCCAAGCTGGCGATAACTGCGGCTTGCTCCTTCGCGGCATCGCGCGCGAAGACGTCAAGCGCGGCATGGTGCTCGCTAAGCCAGGCTCGGTGAAGCCTCACCGCAAGTTTACGGCCGAAATCTATGTCCTCAAGAAGGAAGAAGGCGGCCGTCACACGCCGTTCTTTAACGACTATCGTCCGCAATTCTACTTCCGCACCACGGACGTAACCGGCACGGTTCGATTGCCTGAAGGACGCGAAATGGTCATGCCTGGCGACAACGTTCAGCTCGACATCGAGCTGCATAACCGTATCGCTTGCGAAGAAGGCCTGCGATTTGCGATTCGCGAAGGTGGCCGCACCGTCGGCGCCGGCGTCGTAACGAAAATTATCGAGTAA